A window of Hemiscyllium ocellatum isolate sHemOce1 chromosome 35, sHemOce1.pat.X.cur, whole genome shotgun sequence genomic DNA:
AATGGGGCGAAAGGCCTCCTTCTGTCCTGTAACATTTCTGTGGTTCAATCTGTGCAGTGTGTTGCTGAATATTCGTCAAGGAGTTTTATTAAAGCAACACTGTACACCTTTTGTGACCAATTGGAAGAGTTTTATTGAAGAGTGATCTGATTGGCTTCGTGATCAATGCAAAATATTATAATTTCTTCACAATTTATAATACGATTGTTTCTCATTAAACTGTGGTGGGGTTGTACTGTGAGTCTACAGCCTCAGGCATTCAATTCCTGGCCCGACAACTTTAATCCACGTTCAAGGACGAATTCATCTAGAGTTGGGGACTTGAACCCATAGCTTTGCTCTCTGCGATGGAGGGTTGggggttcaagtcctactccagGACTTGAGCACAACAACTGCTGTTTAACACTCCAGTATAGGACTGAGGGCTCGAGGAGATTAGCAGCAGGGAGGGATGAAGATTTCCTGGGAAGAGTGGGTTATTCCACAAGATTTATTCATGTCAGAACTGTGTCTAAACAACCAAACTTTCCTCAGTGAATGAAAACAGAATGGTCTTCAATTGAAGACAATCCCTTACGATGTCCATACCAGGGACTTTAACATGTTTCACATTGTCACATACTTGCACTTAAAGCGTATCAGGACAGTTATTGAAACATTCCTTCACAACAGACAATTTCGAGTATATCTTGGGCAAGGGAGAAGTGGATGGAGGGGTCTGACCAATGCTCACCTCAACCCTATTCAACATTACAAGGAAAACTTCATTTTTGTTTGGATGGTAGAGTTAAACATAGTAAAAAAAGATACATTAAAACAATGGATTGTTGCAATTTTGAACATAAAAATGTTTATCCACAATGTGGCCCTTGTCCAGCAGTGATAGACACCTTGCTGTGTGGGTTTGAGTCCCTGTGACAGACTTTTAATTAGTTCTTTGAACAAAGATTAGTTGTGTGTGATCAGCAGTACTCAGCACAGTAACAATTTGTTGACTAGCTCCAGGCCAGTGGGTCTAGCTTTGTGTTTGGAGAGTACAGCTGGAACATTTAGTCTGTGAAGGATAAAAATATCTTTCTTGGCCTCTGTTCTGTGAGTGCAGAGGTAAAAGGACATTGCAAATTCCCTTTGTGAAAGGAAAAGGGGCAGTGACAATCTGTGTGTCCACAACCTCATGTCATCATTGAAGAGTCGAAAGAAAATATCGAATGAGTGCCTGTAATCCAAATTGGTGCCAGAATTGTGTTTCAGTGACATCTTGTGTCTTCCATCTTTATTATTTGTATTTTATCTTATCGCTTTGTGCATCTGTTTGTGTGTCTATGGGAATTTTGGAAAGGGGTAAAATTTAAGTTATAGGGAGGTGTATTTAGTCATTCATGTTTCTTTTCTgccttcagttaaaaaaaaatgatttgcaaTGAATAGCTGTTTTCTTCTTTTGTATAGAAATCTGATGAGTTCTTTGAGCCTGCATTTGTCAGTCAGGTAAGTTGGGAACTTTGAAGAGTTCAGTTGAGTGTATTCACATCTATGACGACTCTGGGAAATTGCTGCTTGATTCCAATGTTTTGCATCTTCTGGTTTATCAAGAACACTATTGCAAATAAAGTGCAGGGCCGTGTAGCCGACGCACACCTGGTCATCCTCTGCTTATGTTTAAACATACCACACACAGAAAACAGGTGTCTACACAGGAAGAAGCTGTCACAGAAGTTTTATTGCAAATCGCATACACAATGGATGGGCTTCTCCCCTGGTACTGCAGATGGCTGTTTAAATCTATCTGGGCTTTGTCTCACACCTCACAGTTGACTAGTTTCTCTCCTGGGTGCATGTGTTGGTGTGCGCAGAGGTTTGTTAAATGCAAGAAAGATTTGTAACATTTCTCACCTCCTCTTCTTCAAAGAGTGAATCATCTGCTATATCAGGAGGTTCAATGATGTCCCAAAAGTTTGTTTGAATGAAGACTTTATCTCCAGCGTGGACTAACACTCCAGTGAAGGACTTCCAGGCTCAATAATCATGTGAAGGCTTTGTCATATACCTCTCATTCAAAGGACTTCTCCCTTCATGAATTCTTTGGTCTCTCACAAAAGCATAGGAGTCAGTAAAAGCCTAATTAGAAATCTCACgtctgaatggtttctcccctgtatgTAAACGTTGATGTCTCCTAAGGTTTGACGACTGCGAGAATGATTTCTTGCACACAACACACATAAATGGTTTGTCCCCTGTATGAACACGTCGATGTGCACGAAGGGTCGATAAAtcagagaatgatttgtcacacacttcgcatgtgaatggtttctcccctgtgtgagtgCGACGGTGTACACGGAGAGTTGATGAGTCGGTGAATGACTTGTCACACACTTCAcacttgaatggtttctcccctgtgtgaatgcgttGATGGACGCGGAGCGTTGATGAGACAGAGAATGATTTGTTACACACGTCACACGTGAATGGTTGGtcccctgtgtgaatgcgttggtgGTTGAGGAGCGCTGATGATCGTGAGAACAATTTGTCACACAACTTGCACATAAATGGCTTGtcccctgtgtgaatgcgttggtgGTCAAGGAGACATGATGACTtcgagaatgatttgtcacaaacATCAcacgtgaatggcttctcccctgtgtgCATGGACTGGTGGAGTCGGAGGTTCGATAATTGCgaaaatgatttgtcacacactttgcatatgaatggtttctcccctgtatgGATGCGTTGGTGGATGCGGAGGTGCGATGGTTGCGAGAATGCTTTGTCACAAACTTTGCATGcgaatggtttctccccagtgtgaatgcgTAGGTGCAAGCGGAGATGTGATGACTGCGAGAATGATTTTTCACACGACTTGcacttgaatggtttctctccagtgtgaatgcGCCGGTGATTCACAAGAGTCAACGAGTGTGTGAAGGCTTGGTCACATATGTCACACCTGaaaggtttctcccctgtgtggatcctCTGGTGTGTCTTCAGATCAGAAGAGTAGATGAAAGATTTGTCACAAAACTGACAGCTGaagggtttctcccctgtgtgaatgcgttGATGATTTAGGAGGGTCGTAGATGTTGCAAAAGCTTTATCACAAACTTCACATttaaatggtttctcccctgtatgAACATATCGGTGATTGCGAAGGTGTGATGACCGAGAGAATGATTTATTGCACACTCCACAAATGAATGGCTTCTCCCTACTATGGATATTTTGGTGTTTCGTGAGCATCGAGGACTGCATGAAACCCTGGTCACACATCTCACACTTGAATGGTTTTTCCTCTAGATGGCTGTTTAGTGATGCAGCTTTTGTGCTAGATCttgtgagcctgtggaatcctCCTTACACACTTCACACATGAACAGTTTCCACCTTGTCAGAATGAGTTCACGAGTCTCAGTGAATGATTGGGGCCACTTCCTCCTCTTCCCAGCCTCACTCTGATCGATCACCCGCAGCAGAAGAATCAGAAAGGCTGGTTCTGATTAAAGGTTCCACATCACTGACCAGTTTCAGATCTGATGATGTGTCAGAACTCCTCTGATCTGACCGATTTCCAGATGATAGTTTCACTGCCCAACCTTCTATGTGTTGAGCAATGCTGTGAAGGAATTGGATGTCTTTCCACAGCTGAGCAGTTGTTCCTTGAGTGATGGTCAGGATCTGTCTGCGGTGTATATCCTCTCTGTATTCTCTGCACTATAGTACAGTGTAATCCTTCTGTAAAACAGGAAGAAAAACATGATTTCCTCCAAGTCCATCTCCTCCTGAGCTGAAGGGTCCAACTCCTTGGTGTTTTTTGAACATAATTTCAGAGGATCTAActgcctagcatttattgcccatctttaactGCCCATGAgaagccttct
This region includes:
- the LOC132832780 gene encoding zinc finger protein 271-like, translated to MCDQGFMQSSMLTKHQNIHSREKPFICGVCNKSFSRSSHLRNHRYVHTGEKPFKCEVCDKAFATSTTLLNHQRIHTGEKPFSCQFCDKSFIYSSDLKTHQRIHTGEKPFRCDICDQAFTHSLTLVNHRRIHTGEKPFKCKSCEKSFSQSSHLRLHLRIHTGEKPFACKVCDKAFSQPSHLRIHQRIHTGEKPFICKVCDKSFSQLSNLRLHQSMHTGEKPFTCDVCDKSFSKSSCLLDHQRIHTGDKPFMCKLCDKLFSRSSALLNHQRIHTGDQPFTCDVCNKSFSVSSTLRVHQRIHTGEKPFKCEVCDKSFTDSSTLRVHRRTHTGEKPFTCEVCDKSFSDLSTLRAHRRVHTGDKPFMCVVCKKSFSQSSNLRRHQRLHTGEKPFRREISN